A portion of the Trichoplusia ni isolate ovarian cell line Hi5 chromosome 12, tn1, whole genome shotgun sequence genome contains these proteins:
- the LOC113499545 gene encoding uncharacterized protein LOC113499545 — protein MPPARRANIGRRTRNANDVALLRRSQTADERAQANASQRERNARNRFVNPVPVLNLARPSRIRRAVLAEMMRAAFNYNSQIDYSMYGYIGMMDAICPHCDAANFRGETPGMCCANGKVRLPALETPPEPLYSFIFGTSQASKHFLSHIQQYNSAFQMTSFGATKIIRDNFMPTFKIQGQIYHQAGSLLPYPDADHQFLQIYFIGDENRELDQRCAIVSNTRREIIRELQRFFHQHNALVQLFKIALDRMPTDNRKIVIRADRTPFGEHARRFNAFKVKHFTFVV, from the exons ATGCCACCAGCCAGACGAGCAAATATAGGTCGGCGAACGCGTAATGCAAATGATGTGGCATTACTAAGACGATCACAGACTGCAGATGAACGCGCACAAGCTAATGCATCGCAGCGTGAACGTAATGCACGCAATAGATTTGTTAACCCAGTACCTGTACTGAATCTTGCACGGCCATCACGAATACGTCGTGCTGTTTTGGCTGAAATGATGCGTGctgcttttaattacaacagtcaGATTGATTATAGTATGTATGGATACATTGGAATGATGGACGCAATATGTCCACATTGTGATGCGGCTAACTTTCGAGGTGAAACACCCGGCATGTGTTGTGCTAATGGCAAAGTGAGATTGCCAGCATTAGAAACTCCACCCGAAccattgtattcatttatttttgggacATCGCAAGCGTCGAAGCACTTTCTGAGTCATATTCAACAATACAATTCggcatttcaaatgacttcttttggtgcaactaaaattattagagATAATTTTATGCCGACGTTTAAG ATTCAGGGCCAGATTTATCATCAAGCTGGTTCGTTATTGCCATACCCCGACGCTGATCATcaatttttgcaaatttattttattggtgatGAAAATCGTGAATTGGATCAACGTTGTGCAATTGTTTCGAATACAAGACGAGAAATTATTCGTGAGCTACAAAGGTTTTTCCATCAGCATAACGCATtagttcaattgtttaaaattgctCTCGATCGTATGCCAACTGATAATCGCAAAATCGTAATAAGAGCTGATAGAACACCTTTTGGAGAGCATGCAAGGCGATTTAATGCCTTTAAGGTCAAACACTTCACGTTTGTGGTGTGA